A single region of the Nitrosomonas sp. Is79A3 genome encodes:
- a CDS encoding ATP-binding protein, whose amino-acid sequence MKFTSLTQRFAVWFTLVSLLPILFIGNSLLHTFENEIKKSAIRNVSAIADKKIEQIDSYLKERFLDSSLVRDSSTTHEALIEFSRIYEQSGVESDDYRRLDASYRENFKRFVQEAKYYDIFLISTKGDIVYTQAHESDFATNLLTGPYRDTGLGKVTRYALDNLRSSISDFERYAPSKGAIAAFVATPVIINGEIRGVLALQIFSERVFAVIANNVGLSESGETVVARLEDDRSALVMAPLKYDPDAALKRRIPLNTPSAESMQKALNGDSESALTLDYRGKEVVAAWRYLPLMKWGIVVQIDADEAFASVNKLHYVGLMILVVTLLAALLGAILFNRRVVDPLKHLNRSALEISTGNLHQRVAIEGWDEMRQLANTFNIMVERLNASDQERNKAEENLLQLNQELENKVATRTADLQRANVSLAIKEEEMRSVVEHMVDCVVTTDERGVILSANPVMEKLFGYSHDEMIGQNVSIIVPEPDRSKHDSYMENYCRTGHGQEYVGRPYLPGSHGIGLGREVEGVRKDGERIELYLAVSEYFVGGKRHFTGVMRDIREHVRMMKDLKQARIDAEQASRAKSSFLAAMSHEIRTPMNGVIGMIDVLRQTSLSGYQMEMANLIRDSAYALLSIIEDILDFSKIEAGKLEIEKIPMRLASVVENACGMLAHLALTKGVELTLFIDPGIPENVLGDPLRLRQVLVNIINNAIKFSSAQEKPGKVSVRVLLTESNPDQVVITFQITDNGIGMDKETQDKLFKSFSQGDPSTTRRFGGTGLGLAISHHLAELMDAEITVQSEPLQGSTFIIQMPFKPLPAITVSDSKLDDLSGLTCLILGDDNGMSDDLAIYLKSAGANVEQISDLNTVRQRIQSLAPGLWLVVIDAGQQTPSIEELRAAFTARSSAIKSAVKVESDALQPDIEPRFIVIKRGRRRQARTEDIDIVTLDGDVMYRQSLLRAMAIAAGRAEVSMGSAPSDNLLKSGPVPVSREEALRQGKLILVAEDNDINQKVIRQQLNLLGYAGDIANDGREALKRLQDCNYALLLTDLHMPEMDGFELTKAIRSGETSKKHIPIIALTANALKGEREHCLNAGMDDYLSKPVQLEDLRLTLEKYLSNAKSAEEPKLASQLSVPMNGAGSAVAPVNVHVLEELIGNDPEMIKEMLLDFRASSGKIATELHAAYRISQFAVVGSLAHKLKSSARSIGALALGELCAEMEQAGKESDTEALTVLLPLFDAQLMSVKNYLDTLYAKE is encoded by the coding sequence ATGAAATTTACTTCACTGACACAGCGTTTCGCTGTTTGGTTTACATTAGTTTCTTTATTACCAATATTGTTTATTGGTAATAGTTTACTGCATACCTTTGAAAATGAAATAAAGAAATCAGCTATCCGGAATGTTTCCGCCATCGCCGATAAAAAGATTGAGCAGATCGACAGCTATTTGAAGGAGCGTTTTCTTGATTCCAGCTTGGTGCGTGATTCCAGTACAACGCACGAAGCCTTAATAGAATTCTCCAGAATCTATGAGCAAAGCGGCGTGGAATCCGATGACTATCGTCGATTGGATGCCAGTTATCGTGAAAATTTCAAACGTTTTGTTCAGGAAGCGAAATATTATGATATTTTTCTGATTTCTACAAAAGGCGATATCGTCTACACGCAAGCGCATGAGTCTGATTTTGCAACTAATTTACTCACAGGTCCGTATCGCGATACGGGACTCGGTAAGGTCACTCGCTATGCACTGGATAATTTAAGAAGCAGCATCTCTGACTTTGAAAGATACGCGCCATCCAAGGGAGCAATCGCAGCTTTCGTTGCAACTCCTGTAATAATAAATGGAGAGATTAGAGGTGTATTAGCGCTGCAAATCTTTAGTGAACGTGTATTCGCAGTGATAGCGAATAACGTTGGACTAAGTGAGAGTGGTGAAACGGTTGTGGCGCGTCTTGAAGATGATCGTTCCGCTTTGGTAATGGCCCCGCTTAAGTATGATCCTGATGCTGCATTAAAACGCAGGATTCCTCTCAATACACCTTCCGCTGAATCCATGCAGAAAGCTCTAAACGGTGATTCTGAGAGCGCGCTGACTTTAGATTACCGTGGCAAAGAGGTTGTTGCCGCATGGCGCTACTTGCCGCTCATGAAATGGGGCATCGTGGTGCAAATTGATGCCGATGAAGCATTTGCCTCAGTGAATAAACTGCATTATGTCGGCTTAATGATCTTGGTTGTGACATTACTTGCCGCGCTATTGGGCGCTATTTTGTTTAATCGCCGTGTTGTAGATCCTTTAAAACATTTGAATCGAAGCGCTTTAGAAATCTCGACAGGTAATTTACATCAACGTGTTGCGATAGAAGGCTGGGATGAAATGAGGCAATTGGCGAATACCTTCAACATTATGGTGGAGCGGTTGAATGCCAGCGATCAGGAACGCAACAAGGCAGAAGAAAATCTGCTGCAACTCAATCAAGAACTGGAAAATAAAGTAGCAACGCGCACCGCCGATTTGCAACGCGCGAATGTGTCTCTGGCCATTAAAGAAGAAGAAATGCGTTCTGTCGTTGAGCACATGGTGGATTGCGTGGTGACTACCGATGAAAGGGGCGTGATTCTCTCCGCCAATCCGGTGATGGAAAAACTATTCGGCTATAGTCATGATGAAATGATCGGGCAGAATGTATCGATTATAGTGCCCGAACCGGATCGTAGTAAACATGACAGTTATATGGAAAATTATTGCCGTACCGGGCATGGTCAGGAATATGTCGGTCGTCCTTATTTGCCGGGTTCGCATGGAATTGGGCTTGGCCGTGAAGTTGAAGGCGTCCGCAAGGATGGCGAACGAATCGAACTGTATCTGGCAGTCAGTGAATATTTTGTTGGGGGAAAGCGGCATTTTACCGGCGTGATGCGTGATATTCGTGAGCATGTACGCATGATGAAGGACTTAAAGCAAGCCAGAATCGATGCTGAACAGGCAAGCAGAGCCAAATCTTCTTTTCTTGCCGCCATGAGTCACGAGATTCGCACGCCCATGAATGGCGTGATTGGCATGATTGATGTGTTGCGGCAAACCAGTTTGAGCGGCTATCAAATGGAAATGGCTAATTTGATTCGGGATTCTGCTTATGCCCTGCTTTCCATCATTGAAGACATACTTGATTTTTCCAAGATTGAAGCAGGCAAGCTGGAAATAGAAAAAATTCCTATGCGCTTGGCCAGTGTTGTGGAAAATGCTTGTGGCATGCTGGCACATCTGGCGCTCACTAAAGGAGTGGAATTGACTCTGTTTATTGATCCAGGAATTCCAGAAAATGTATTGGGAGATCCACTGCGGCTTCGCCAGGTACTCGTCAATATTATCAATAATGCGATCAAATTTTCCAGTGCACAGGAGAAACCGGGTAAGGTTTCAGTGAGAGTATTATTGACCGAATCGAATCCTGATCAAGTAGTGATTACATTTCAGATTACCGATAATGGCATCGGAATGGATAAAGAGACGCAGGACAAACTCTTTAAATCCTTCTCACAAGGCGATCCTTCAACGACTCGGCGCTTTGGAGGGACCGGACTTGGATTGGCGATTTCTCATCATCTGGCGGAATTGATGGATGCAGAAATAACGGTACAAAGCGAACCTCTGCAGGGTTCCACATTTATCATACAAATGCCATTTAAGCCGTTGCCCGCGATAACCGTCTCGGATAGCAAGCTCGATGATCTCAGCGGCTTGACTTGCCTGATACTGGGTGACGACAATGGTATGAGTGATGATCTGGCCATCTATTTGAAAAGTGCCGGAGCGAATGTTGAACAAATCTCCGATCTGAATACAGTTCGTCAACGAATCCAGAGTTTGGCGCCCGGCTTGTGGCTTGTTGTCATTGATGCCGGGCAACAAACACCTTCTATTGAGGAATTACGTGCTGCATTTACTGCCCGTTCAAGTGCAATAAAGAGTGCCGTAAAAGTTGAATCCGATGCGTTGCAACCTGATATTGAGCCGCGTTTTATCGTTATCAAACGTGGTCGCCGCCGGCAAGCGCGGACTGAGGATATCGATATCGTCACGCTGGATGGTGATGTAATGTATCGTCAGTCCTTGCTTCGGGCAATGGCCATTGCTGCCGGAAGAGCAGAAGTAAGCATGGGAAGTGCGCCATCAGACAATTTGCTCAAGTCAGGACCTGTGCCTGTTTCGCGCGAGGAAGCACTGCGGCAAGGCAAACTGATATTGGTGGCAGAAGATAACGATATCAATCAAAAAGTGATCCGGCAACAGCTTAACCTGCTCGGTTATGCGGGTGATATTGCAAACGATGGGCGTGAAGCATTGAAGCGTTTGCAAGACTGTAATTACGCTCTGTTACTGACAGACTTGCATATGCCAGAAATGGATGGTTTCGAGTTGACCAAAGCGATCCGTTCCGGGGAAACAAGCAAGAAACATATTCCCATTATCGCGCTGACTGCAAATGCGCTGAAAGGTGAAAGAGAACACTGTTTGAATGCCGGGATGGATGATTATTTGAGCAAGCCGGTACAGCTTGAAGATTTGCGCTTGACCTTGGAAAAATATCTGTCTAACGCTAAATCGGCAGAAGAGCCAAAATTAGCTTCTCAGTTATCTGTACCAATGAATGGTGCGGGATCAGCTGTTGCTCCGGTTAACGTTCATGTTCTTGAAGAATTAATAGGCAATGACCCGGAAATGATTAAAGAGATGCTATTGGATTTTCGCGCCAGTTCGGGAAAAATAGCTACAGAACTGCATGCGGCTTATCGGATAAGTCAATTCGCAGTGGTTGGTTCACTCGCGCATAAGCTCAAATCATCAGCACGTTCTATCGGTGCGCTTGCACTGGGTGAGTTGTGCGCAGAAATGGAACAAGCGGGTAAAGAAAGTGATACGGAAGCGTTGACTGTATTACTGCCGTTATTTGATGCTCAATTAATGAGCGTAAAAAACTATCTGGATACTTTGTATGCGAAGGAGTGA
- a CDS encoding EAL domain-containing protein encodes MQSASDIKILILDDDTFMLKLLTRMLAKQGYTTVSACDNGRDALKKIDHADTCPDLILLDLNMPDMDGIEFVRYLVDRNYQGNLVLVSGEDERMLKTAEKLVHAHKIPMLGYLHKPVNPEKLSELLQKWEPYSPAKPSDKKIYGAAEIQSAISNHELVNYYQPKVSVATGDVIGVETLVRWHHPQDGLILPDRFIHTAEQHDLINDLTGLVLKQALAQAKIWHQSGQILRVAINVSMDNLASLDFQDLVVKLVTENGLPPQKITLEVTESQLMGPDTRIPLEILTRLRLKRFHLSIDDFGTGHSSMAQLRDIPFSELKIDQGFVHRAWMDDTLRAIYDASLSMAKQLGMEVVAEGVEDRNDWELLRQTGCDYAQGNFVSIPLLPADFSRWVEEWQARVNDGLITSPASS; translated from the coding sequence ATGCAGAGCGCCTCAGATATTAAGATATTAATCCTTGATGATGACACCTTTATGCTCAAGCTTCTGACACGGATGCTCGCCAAGCAAGGCTATACTACTGTCAGCGCGTGCGACAACGGACGAGATGCTCTCAAAAAAATTGATCACGCCGATACCTGCCCAGATTTGATTCTGCTTGATTTGAATATGCCGGATATGGATGGGATTGAATTTGTACGTTACTTGGTTGACCGGAACTACCAAGGCAATCTTGTATTGGTTAGCGGTGAAGATGAGCGCATGCTAAAAACTGCGGAAAAACTGGTTCATGCGCATAAAATTCCGATGCTTGGCTATCTACATAAGCCAGTGAATCCAGAAAAACTATCTGAATTATTGCAGAAATGGGAACCCTACTCTCCAGCCAAACCATCCGACAAAAAAATCTATGGCGCCGCAGAGATTCAATCGGCTATTTCCAATCATGAATTAGTGAATTATTACCAGCCTAAAGTATCCGTGGCCACCGGTGACGTAATCGGCGTAGAAACACTGGTACGCTGGCACCATCCGCAAGATGGTCTGATACTGCCGGACCGGTTTATCCATACTGCAGAACAGCATGATCTGATCAACGACTTGACAGGCCTGGTTCTGAAGCAAGCACTGGCTCAGGCGAAAATATGGCATCAGAGTGGACAGATACTACGTGTAGCGATTAATGTTTCAATGGACAATCTGGCATCATTGGATTTTCAGGATCTCGTAGTGAAACTGGTTACCGAGAATGGCCTGCCGCCGCAAAAAATCACACTCGAAGTCACGGAGAGCCAATTAATGGGGCCTGATACACGAATCCCTTTGGAGATTCTGACTCGGTTACGTCTCAAACGTTTTCATTTGTCGATTGATGATTTTGGTACCGGGCATTCATCAATGGCTCAATTACGCGACATTCCTTTTAGTGAACTCAAGATTGACCAGGGGTTTGTTCATCGCGCCTGGATGGATGACACGCTGCGTGCCATCTATGATGCCAGTTTATCGATGGCCAAACAACTGGGTATGGAAGTCGTGGCAGAAGGGGTTGAAGATCGTAACGACTGGGAGCTTTTACGGCAAACAGGCTGTGATTATGCGCAAGGAAATTTTGTTTCGATTCCATTACTACCCGCCGATTTTTCACGTTGGGTGGAAGAATGGCAAGCCAGGGTAAACGATGGCTTAATAACTTCGCCTGCATCATCTTAA